One Jeotgalicoccus saudimassiliensis DNA window includes the following coding sequences:
- the rlmD gene encoding 23S rRNA (uracil(1939)-C(5))-methyltransferase RlmD — protein MKAITKNNNYEAVVEDYTHEGMGIVKVDGYPVFLPDVLKGESVEFKAVKVNSRYAFGKVLNVLEASPNRRTPPCEYYFQCGGCQIQVMNDAEQASFKRQVVAQNINQQARLNLHINDTVTGEPLYYRNKSQIPVQKINGQVIMGFYKPRSHDIVDIEHCYIQKRVHNDIMMFIKNKLIEENTSIYDEKSHEGLLRHLVIRSNSDDSEVQVVFITNGRRNVFMSIVKALKEAFPNVKSIVQNINDEKTNVIFGKRSIVLLGHDYITDTVLGKSFKIRDRSFYQVNHEQTEKLYQIGLDMVGLNGDETIIDTYSGIGSIGLTASDRVSKIIGIEVVESAVEDARENAKLNGIDNADYYLGKAEEVMPKLVKEGVSADVVFVDPPRKGCHTEFLDALIEVAPKKIVYISCNPSTLQRDMKYLDRHGFKAAAVTPVDLFPQTKHIEAVTVLENKK, from the coding sequence ATGAAGGCAATAACTAAAAATAATAACTATGAAGCGGTCGTGGAAGATTATACTCATGAAGGAATGGGCATCGTCAAAGTCGACGGCTACCCGGTGTTTCTGCCGGATGTGCTGAAAGGTGAGTCGGTTGAGTTTAAAGCAGTTAAAGTGAACAGCAGGTACGCTTTCGGTAAAGTTTTAAATGTGCTTGAGGCATCGCCGAACCGCCGGACACCGCCGTGTGAATATTATTTCCAATGCGGCGGATGCCAGATTCAGGTTATGAACGACGCCGAGCAGGCATCGTTTAAACGTCAGGTCGTAGCTCAGAATATCAATCAGCAGGCAAGACTTAATCTGCACATCAATGATACTGTGACAGGCGAGCCGTTATACTACCGCAACAAATCACAGATACCTGTACAGAAAATTAACGGACAGGTCATTATGGGCTTCTATAAACCGCGTTCACACGATATCGTTGATATTGAGCACTGTTATATTCAAAAGCGTGTACACAACGATATTATGATGTTTATTAAAAATAAATTGATCGAAGAGAACACTTCTATTTACGATGAAAAATCACATGAAGGACTGTTAAGACATCTCGTGATCCGTTCAAACAGTGATGACAGTGAAGTACAGGTTGTGTTTATAACAAACGGCAGGCGCAACGTGTTTATGTCGATCGTGAAGGCATTAAAAGAAGCGTTCCCGAATGTTAAAAGTATCGTGCAGAACATTAACGACGAGAAGACCAATGTGATATTCGGCAAACGTTCCATCGTTCTGCTCGGACATGATTACATTACAGATACCGTACTTGGAAAATCGTTTAAAATCCGCGACCGTTCTTTTTATCAGGTCAATCATGAACAGACCGAGAAGCTGTACCAGATCGGTCTGGATATGGTCGGATTAAACGGTGATGAAACGATTATTGACACGTATTCTGGAATCGGTTCAATCGGTCTGACAGCATCAGACCGTGTCAGCAAGATTATCGGTATAGAAGTTGTTGAAAGTGCAGTTGAGGATGCACGGGAAAATGCAAAACTTAACGGTATCGACAACGCCGACTATTATTTAGGCAAAGCTGAAGAAGTAATGCCGAAACTCGTTAAGGAAGGCGTCAGTGCGGATGTGGTATTCGTGGACCCGCCGAGAAAAGGATGTCATACAGAGTTTCTCGATGCACTGATAGAAGTGGCACCGAAAAAAATTGTCTACATTTCATGTAATCCAAGCACGCTGCAAAGAGACATGAAGTATCTCGACAGACACGGGTTTAAAGCAGCAGCAGTTACACCGGTCGACCTCTTTCCTCAAACGAAACACATCGAGGCAGTGACTGTACTGGAAAATAAAAAATAA
- a CDS encoding GrpB family protein produces MSINQFNINIKDKYIAQAFEILNFFKSIIIEVHHIGSSKLAKIPYSCDMDILFIVKSYDDVRNLADILIAEGYVQINHFTDYFRDDMVMRKVVDGQVINMIFMSSASYKKEDILACTEHLVENEEYFRDFKNLKRSFLKDEVTEAEYDERKYQLFQMMKGEGDHSTSV; encoded by the coding sequence ATGAGTATAAATCAGTTTAATATAAATATTAAAGATAAATACATTGCACAGGCTTTCGAGATTTTAAATTTCTTTAAATCCATAATTATAGAAGTGCATCATATCGGTTCATCAAAGCTGGCGAAAATTCCGTACAGCTGCGATATGGACATTCTCTTTATCGTTAAATCATACGATGATGTAAGGAATCTTGCGGATATTTTAATCGCTGAAGGATACGTTCAGATCAATCATTTTACTGATTACTTCAGGGATGACATGGTGATGAGAAAAGTAGTCGACGGACAGGTTATCAACATGATTTTTATGAGCAGTGCAAGTTACAAGAAAGAAGATATACTGGCATGCACGGAACATCTTGTCGAAAACGAAGAATACTTCAGGGATTTTAAAAATTTAAAACGCTCATTCTTAAAAGATGAAGTGACCGAAGCTGAATACGATGAGCGCAAATACCAGCTTTTTCAAATGATGAAAGGCGAAGGAGATCATTCGACGAGCGTATAA
- a CDS encoding DUF3237 domain-containing protein produces the protein MRELPEPKLSLLGHMELSVAKPYLPGKTPIGTRRIIQVTGGKFEGEHFNATVLPGGDDWITVREDGTIIQDVRITLETDDKELILMSYRGIRTGDSSVLARLDKGEEVDPGEYYFRTNPIFETASEKYHWLNNRIFVSNGIRMPEGVSYSIYTVE, from the coding sequence ATGAGAGAACTGCCTGAACCGAAATTAAGTCTATTGGGCCATATGGAATTAAGCGTTGCAAAACCCTATCTGCCGGGTAAAACACCAATTGGTACACGCCGTATTATTCAGGTGACCGGAGGTAAATTTGAAGGTGAACATTTTAATGCGACTGTACTTCCAGGCGGAGATGACTGGATTACAGTACGAGAAGACGGAACAATTATTCAAGACGTCAGAATCACCCTTGAAACAGACGATAAAGAACTCATTCTGATGAGTTACCGGGGTATCCGTACAGGCGATTCGTCTGTACTTGCCCGTCTCGATAAAGGAGAAGAAGTTGACCCGGGGGAATATTACTTCAGAACCAATCCAATTTTTGAAACGGCAAGTGAAAAGTATCACTGGCTGAACAACAGAATTTTTGTATCAAACGGAATCAGAATGCCTGAAGGTGTAAGCTACTCTATCTATACAGTTGAATAG
- a CDS encoding dioxygenase family protein, with protein MTAEKTNHLPTTKNERVGEVFDLFIKHMKEFLEEAKLNHEEYTNFVNWADRLGKSGELPLYADVFLETHVLQAMYTKLPGTQPSLLGPYYVENAPFVEADENGIIDLPKREDEPGEVLYFSGTVKNTDGEVLAGAEVDYWQNDNSAKYSNFDSDAPDFNLRGRFKTDENGKFTLKTIQAIPYSIPDQGPTGEFLGYMEQHPMRPAHEHIMFKAEGHETLITQVFFEGDEWMETDVAEGVRDELITTLVDKGDYKEASLDFVMRKL; from the coding sequence ATGACAGCTGAAAAAACTAACCACTTACCTACTACTAAAAACGAACGCGTTGGAGAAGTTTTCGATCTTTTCATCAAACACATGAAAGAATTCCTTGAAGAAGCAAAACTTAACCACGAAGAATACACTAACTTTGTAAACTGGGCAGATCGTCTTGGTAAGTCGGGAGAACTTCCACTTTACGCTGACGTATTCCTGGAAACTCATGTATTACAGGCGATGTACACTAAACTTCCTGGCACGCAGCCTTCACTTCTCGGACCTTACTACGTTGAAAATGCTCCATTTGTAGAAGCTGACGAAAATGGAATCATCGATCTTCCGAAACGCGAAGATGAGCCTGGTGAAGTACTTTACTTCTCAGGTACAGTTAAAAACACTGACGGCGAAGTGCTTGCAGGCGCTGAAGTAGACTACTGGCAGAATGATAACTCTGCGAAGTACTCAAACTTCGACTCTGATGCACCGGACTTCAACTTACGCGGACGTTTCAAAACTGATGAGAACGGTAAATTCACTCTGAAAACTATTCAGGCGATTCCTTACTCTATTCCGGATCAGGGACCGACTGGTGAATTCCTTGGTTACATGGAACAGCATCCTATGCGCCCTGCTCACGAGCACATCATGTTCAAAGCAGAAGGTCACGAAACGCTTATCACTCAAGTATTCTTCGAAGGTGATGAGTGGATGGAAACTGACGTAGCTGAAGGAGTACGTGATGAACTGATTACTACACTTGTCGACAAAGGCGATTACAAAGAAGCTTCATTAGACTTTGTAATGCGCAAACTATAA
- a CDS encoding 5'-nucleotidase C-terminal domain-containing protein — protein MKLTVFATTDVHGAVYPYNYFDNEPKDNALLKFKTYIDKYKAMNDEEAVITADNGDLLQGDVWSDYDSDNTDKALVPRIINEMYDVIGAGNHEFNFGLPFLNEFYKQVTVPIVNSNVDFMDNPLKDIVKNTYIHVIKTADGPVKVGFLSVVPTQILKWDKFHLEDRVKVSPMTEAVRATTARLKNDGADIVILLSHTGMSNADDDLSQFGENQAILMAMMEGIDGIVFGHTHDVFPNGNLLIEDERIDIGKGTFNHIPMVQPGVSASHLGVLNFELAYDNGMWQVKKASSRLISAEDIVLKDDELEDYKEEHEKVLGYLNIPIGKTDYPLNTYFTRVIPSRGVQFVSEATVWFAKERADFKDSSLPVIGFNSAVKVGRDGPHDYTAIPPGEMTIADSIDIYKHANTLLIIKINGKVLKEWLEWAASSFNNYDGEEILQPNNSRYGFPGYNFDTFFDLDYTFDLTKPARYESSARQISDSERVIKMSYKGEPIKESDEFIVPANNYKVAYAPFLRDAEILYESAISVRDIVTEYIKSGETFDYRNPMTIIPHGTYRFTTAAEAKEYTAGLPVEHYKDLEDGFSIFKVEL, from the coding sequence TTGAAGCTTACAGTATTTGCAACAACAGATGTTCACGGTGCAGTTTATCCGTACAACTATTTTGATAATGAACCGAAAGACAATGCGTTATTGAAATTCAAAACATATATTGATAAGTATAAAGCGATGAACGATGAGGAAGCGGTAATTACTGCAGATAACGGGGATCTGCTCCAGGGCGATGTATGGAGCGACTATGACAGCGACAATACAGATAAAGCACTGGTGCCCCGTATTATTAATGAAATGTACGATGTAATTGGAGCGGGCAACCATGAGTTTAATTTTGGTCTGCCTTTTTTAAATGAATTTTATAAACAGGTGACGGTGCCAATCGTTAATTCGAATGTGGATTTTATGGATAATCCGTTAAAGGATATCGTTAAAAATACTTATATTCACGTAATCAAAACGGCTGACGGCCCGGTTAAAGTCGGTTTTCTGAGCGTGGTGCCGACACAGATTTTAAAGTGGGATAAATTCCACCTGGAAGACAGGGTGAAGGTAAGCCCGATGACTGAAGCGGTCAGAGCGACAACAGCCCGGCTGAAAAATGACGGTGCGGATATCGTCATTTTGCTGTCGCATACAGGCATGAGTAATGCCGATGACGATTTGTCGCAGTTTGGAGAGAATCAGGCGATATTAATGGCAATGATGGAAGGTATAGACGGCATTGTATTCGGCCATACACACGACGTGTTTCCAAACGGTAATCTGCTGATTGAAGATGAACGTATTGATATCGGCAAAGGAACATTCAATCATATACCGATGGTTCAGCCGGGAGTATCGGCAAGTCATCTAGGTGTATTGAATTTCGAACTGGCATACGACAATGGTATGTGGCAGGTTAAAAAAGCTTCAAGCCGGCTGATCAGTGCAGAAGACATCGTTTTAAAAGACGATGAGCTGGAAGACTATAAAGAGGAACATGAGAAGGTGCTCGGGTATTTAAATATTCCGATAGGCAAAACAGACTATCCGCTGAATACGTACTTTACGAGAGTCATACCTTCACGCGGCGTGCAGTTCGTATCCGAGGCGACGGTCTGGTTTGCGAAGGAACGGGCGGACTTTAAAGACAGCAGCCTCCCGGTTATCGGATTTAACTCTGCGGTGAAAGTCGGACGTGACGGACCTCATGACTATACAGCGATTCCTCCGGGTGAGATGACCATCGCAGACAGTATTGATATTTATAAACATGCGAACACGCTGCTGATTATAAAAATTAACGGTAAAGTGCTGAAAGAATGGCTTGAATGGGCTGCATCATCATTTAATAATTATGACGGTGAGGAAATTCTTCAGCCGAATAACTCGAGATACGGCTTCCCCGGTTATAATTTTGATACATTTTTCGATCTGGATTACACTTTTGATTTAACAAAACCGGCACGCTATGAAAGCTCGGCACGTCAGATCAGCGATTCTGAACGCGTGATTAAAATGTCATATAAAGGCGAACCGATTAAAGAGTCGGATGAATTTATCGTGCCGGCAAATAATTACAAAGTCGCTTATGCACCATTTTTAAGAGATGCGGAAATACTGTATGAATCTGCGATTTCGGTAAGAGATATTGTTACCGAGTATATAAAGAGCGGGGAAACATTCGATTATCGCAACCCGATGACGATTATACCCCACGGCACATACAGGTTTACGACAGCAGCAGAAGCAAAGGAATATACTGCCGGTTTGCCGGTCGAACATTATAAAGACTTGGAAGACGGCTTCAGCATATTCAAAGTAGAGCTGTAA
- a CDS encoding 3-oxoacid CoA-transferase subunit B, with amino-acid sequence MSIKDMIAERAAQALEEHSVINLGIGIPTLVANYLDKEKYYLHTENGLLGVTSVAEEDIDPNIVNAGKLPVGEATGAGYFNSAESFAMIRGGHVDVAILGVLQVDESGQVANWAIPGKDIIGVGGAMDLLVGAKKVIITTNHTAKDGSPKFLRECTYPITSTRKIDMIITDLAVFERKGDQFELIELMGDATLEEIAEKTEADYVVSDALKRSVE; translated from the coding sequence ATGAGTATCAAAGATATGATTGCAGAACGTGCCGCACAGGCTCTTGAAGAACACTCGGTCATTAATCTCGGTATCGGTATCCCTACTCTCGTTGCGAATTATCTGGATAAGGAAAAATATTACCTTCATACTGAAAACGGCCTGCTCGGCGTGACTTCAGTTGCAGAAGAAGATATCGATCCTAATATCGTTAACGCAGGAAAGCTGCCGGTCGGTGAAGCAACAGGCGCCGGTTATTTCAACAGTGCAGAATCATTCGCGATGATCCGCGGCGGACATGTCGATGTCGCTATTCTCGGCGTACTGCAGGTGGATGAATCCGGTCAGGTTGCCAACTGGGCAATTCCAGGCAAGGATATTATCGGTGTCGGCGGTGCGATGGATCTGCTTGTCGGAGCGAAGAAAGTCATTATTACGACTAACCATACTGCAAAAGACGGATCACCGAAGTTTCTGAGGGAATGTACTTATCCTATTACATCCACGCGCAAGATTGACATGATTATTACCGACCTTGCTGTGTTCGAACGTAAAGGCGATCAGTTCGAACTGATAGAATTAATGGGTGATGCAACACTTGAAGAAATCGCCGAAAAAACTGAGGCTGACTATGTCGTTTCAGATGCATTGAAAAGGAGTGTCGAATAA
- a CDS encoding diacylglycerol kinase, producing MKTARIIYNPTAGKEGFQEQLPEVLARFESAGYITSAHATTGQDDATYAARFACEHGFDLVVASGGDGTVNEVINGLAEYDERPELGIIPMGTVNDFTRALKIPNDIDEAVSIILNGKTGRVDLGSMNGKYFMNIAGGGKITEVSYEAPSRLKAIIGSLAYYVKGIELIPQMRSINLRIEHDDELFEGEVMIFLLGLTNSIGGFEKLVPNAKLNDGYFSLLILEHVNLAEFGHILSLATRGEHLKHPKVHYYKAEDVRITAYDEVQLNLDGEFGGVLPAHFKNLKEFLKIRVSDEFYNELYSEDNGYTLPDVEQQ from the coding sequence ATGAAAACAGCGAGAATAATATATAATCCCACAGCCGGCAAAGAAGGGTTTCAGGAACAGCTTCCCGAAGTGCTGGCGCGTTTTGAAAGTGCGGGGTACATTACGAGTGCACATGCAACGACCGGACAGGATGATGCTACTTATGCGGCGCGTTTTGCCTGTGAGCACGGCTTTGACTTAGTCGTAGCTTCAGGCGGGGACGGCACGGTCAATGAGGTCATCAACGGTCTTGCAGAATACGATGAACGTCCGGAACTCGGTATTATCCCGATGGGCACGGTGAATGATTTTACACGTGCACTTAAAATTCCGAATGACATCGATGAGGCAGTCAGCATTATTTTGAACGGTAAAACGGGCAGAGTGGATCTCGGCAGCATGAACGGTAAATATTTTATGAATATTGCCGGCGGCGGCAAGATTACCGAAGTGTCCTATGAGGCACCGAGCAGACTCAAAGCGATAATCGGCTCACTCGCCTATTACGTAAAGGGGATTGAACTGATTCCGCAAATGCGGAGTATCAATCTGCGTATTGAACATGATGATGAACTGTTTGAAGGGGAAGTAATGATTTTTCTTCTCGGTCTGACAAACTCAATCGGCGGTTTCGAAAAACTCGTCCCGAATGCAAAGCTGAATGACGGTTATTTCTCACTGCTGATACTTGAACATGTCAATCTTGCTGAGTTCGGTCATATACTGTCACTTGCGACACGCGGCGAGCATTTAAAGCATCCGAAAGTGCATTACTATAAAGCGGAGGATGTCAGAATTACTGCATACGATGAAGTTCAGCTGAATCTGGACGGTGAATTCGGCGGTGTGCTGCCGGCTCATTTCAAAAACTTAAAAGAGTTTCTGAAAATAAGAGTGTCGGATGAGTTTTATAATGAGCTGTACAGTGAAGATAACGGGTATACACTTCCTGACGTGGAACAACAATAG
- a CDS encoding alpha/beta fold hydrolase, with translation MTERIQVKDKNININKTGDGKNGTLLIFIHGLTGNYLQMHHFQEYFKNSFDTLSYDLSGRGDSTLQSEPAGIHQHTEDLLGLIDTLDYGNFILTGYSMGGYIALDAARRSDRISKVVLLDGGGVADEDTSNLVIPSLGRLEKSFDSADDYLDMMRQSYGSLGVEWSGVMDRVIAHEIHESGGSVQAKSDYTLTKQDFASFYDYPHSEIYKNVNVPVLLIICTGPIKNNTPLFNKDGYSLMLDTVKNIRSSDYALNHYEIVFNNNPDLNREINEFLELE, from the coding sequence ATGACAGAACGCATTCAAGTTAAAGATAAGAACATTAATATCAATAAGACCGGTGACGGTAAAAACGGCACTTTATTAATCTTCATTCACGGCCTGACAGGCAACTATTTACAGATGCATCATTTCCAGGAGTATTTCAAAAACAGCTTTGACACACTCAGCTATGACTTAAGCGGACGTGGTGACAGTACTTTACAGTCAGAACCTGCCGGTATTCATCAGCATACAGAAGATCTCCTCGGACTTATCGACACGCTCGATTACGGGAACTTTATTCTTACAGGATATTCCATGGGCGGTTATATCGCTCTCGATGCTGCACGCCGCTCAGACAGAATTTCGAAAGTAGTTCTGCTGGACGGCGGCGGTGTTGCCGATGAAGATACATCTAACCTTGTTATTCCATCACTCGGCAGACTGGAGAAATCATTTGATTCAGCGGATGATTATCTCGATATGATGAGACAGTCTTATGGTTCACTCGGTGTTGAATGGTCGGGAGTTATGGACCGGGTCATCGCTCATGAGATTCACGAATCCGGAGGCAGTGTTCAGGCGAAATCCGACTACACTCTTACAAAACAGGATTTCGCAAGTTTCTATGACTACCCTCATTCCGAAATATATAAAAATGTAAACGTACCGGTACTGCTCATTATATGTACAGGCCCGATTAAAAATAATACACCGTTATTCAATAAAGACGGCTACAGCCTAATGCTCGACACCGTTAAGAATATCAGGTCATCTGATTATGCCTTAAATCATTACGAAATAGTATTTAATAATAATCCTGATTTAAACAGGGAAATTAATGAATTTTTAGAACTGGAGTGA
- a CDS encoding thiolase family protein, giving the protein MTEVVIVDAVRTPIGRYKGALKSVRPDDLGAIVIKALTERNPGLDVNQIDEVVFGNANGAGEENRNVARMSALLADLPESVGGTTINRLCGSSLDAVSMAARSILTGEIDIAIAGGTESMSRAPYVMLKPEKEFPRGNMELVDTTIGWRFPNKKIEKEHGIDSMPQTAENVAQRFNISREAQDEFAYQSQQRAKAAVEADKFKEQMVPVTITDRKGNETVVDKDEHPRPETTLEKLGTLRTIFPDGTITAGNASGVNDGASALLMMTKEKAEELGLKPLVKYTFSATAGVEPAIMGLGPIDSTKKLLEKTGRSVEDIGLVELNEAFASQSIECMNQLGLNPEIVNVNGGAISFGHPLGASGARILTDLIYEMKRRGTKVGLATMCIGVGQGISLMVDNIE; this is encoded by the coding sequence ATGACAGAAGTAGTAATTGTAGACGCAGTCAGAACGCCGATCGGACGCTATAAAGGTGCTTTGAAATCAGTGCGCCCGGATGACCTTGGTGCGATTGTTATTAAAGCACTCACAGAGCGGAACCCGGGTCTCGATGTCAATCAGATTGACGAAGTGGTATTCGGAAACGCAAACGGTGCCGGAGAAGAAAACCGCAACGTTGCACGCATGTCCGCCCTGCTCGCTGATCTGCCGGAAAGCGTCGGCGGGACGACGATTAACCGTCTTTGCGGTTCGAGCCTCGATGCAGTCTCCATGGCCGCCCGCTCGATATTAACAGGCGAAATCGACATAGCAATCGCGGGCGGCACCGAAAGCATGTCACGCGCGCCTTACGTTATGCTTAAACCCGAAAAAGAATTCCCGCGCGGCAATATGGAGCTCGTCGATACAACTATCGGCTGGAGATTCCCGAATAAGAAAATCGAAAAAGAACACGGTATAGATTCCATGCCCCAGACTGCAGAAAACGTTGCACAGCGTTTTAATATTTCACGAGAAGCGCAGGACGAATTTGCATATCAGAGCCAGCAGCGTGCCAAAGCCGCAGTGGAAGCTGATAAGTTTAAAGAACAGATGGTGCCTGTCACGATCACTGATCGTAAAGGTAACGAAACAGTCGTCGATAAGGATGAGCACCCGAGACCTGAAACAACACTTGAGAAGCTTGGTACGTTGAGAACCATCTTCCCGGACGGAACAATTACTGCCGGCAACGCTTCAGGTGTCAACGACGGTGCCAGCGCTCTCTTAATGATGACGAAGGAAAAAGCCGAAGAACTTGGACTTAAGCCTTTAGTTAAATATACATTTTCTGCAACTGCAGGCGTTGAACCTGCAATAATGGGTCTTGGACCGATTGATTCAACGAAAAAACTTCTTGAGAAGACGGGACGTTCTGTTGAAGATATCGGCCTTGTCGAGCTGAATGAAGCTTTCGCCTCACAGTCCATCGAATGTATGAATCAGCTTGGACTAAACCCTGAAATCGTCAACGTTAACGGCGGAGCAATCAGTTTTGGACACCCGCTTGGTGCAAGTGGAGCACGTATTCTGACCGATCTTATCTATGAAATGAAACGACGCGGTACGAAAGTCGGACTGGCGACGATGTGTATCGGTGTCGGTCAGGGTATTTCTCTGATGGTGGACAACATAGAGTAA
- a CDS encoding CoA transferase subunit A, with product MESKITDIKSALEPVKSGDTLMVGGFGLIGAPLSLIDELTTLDVNELTVISNNVGEAGKGLGILLDQGKLKKAVGSYFTSNREVAKWYNAGKLELQLLPQGTLGEAIRAGGAGIGGFYTKTSVGTDLAKGKETKEIDGEEYVLEKALKADVSIIRAHKADKLGNLVYYKTARNFNPMMATAGKYVVAEVDEIVEAGELNPEEIATQHIYVDKIVLAEQILTKEGVVQK from the coding sequence TTGGAATCTAAAATTACAGATATAAAATCGGCTCTCGAACCGGTAAAAAGCGGGGACACACTGATGGTCGGCGGCTTCGGACTGATTGGTGCACCATTAAGTCTGATCGATGAATTAACGACACTCGACGTTAATGAACTGACAGTTATCAGCAACAACGTCGGGGAAGCGGGTAAAGGACTCGGTATTCTGCTCGACCAGGGCAAACTTAAAAAAGCAGTCGGTTCGTATTTCACCAGTAACCGGGAAGTTGCGAAATGGTACAATGCCGGCAAACTCGAACTGCAGCTGCTGCCACAGGGCACTTTAGGTGAAGCCATCCGCGCAGGCGGTGCCGGCATCGGCGGTTTCTATACAAAGACAAGCGTCGGCACAGATCTTGCCAAAGGCAAAGAAACTAAAGAAATTGACGGCGAAGAATATGTGCTTGAAAAAGCATTAAAAGCGGATGTCTCGATTATCCGTGCACATAAAGCAGATAAACTGGGTAATCTCGTGTACTACAAAACAGCAAGAAACTTTAACCCGATGATGGCAACGGCCGGTAAATACGTCGTTGCAGAGGTCGATGAAATCGTCGAGGCCGGGGAACTTAACCCAGAAGAGATTGCAACACAGCACATCTATGTAGACAAAATTGTACTTGCTGAACAAATTCTTACGAAGGAAGGAGTCGTTCAGAAATGA
- a CDS encoding IclR family transcriptional regulator domain-containing protein, whose product MSDENIKNSADHLQTLEKGLKVIEAFNDRDHLTISETSKAVGISRPTARRVLITLVNLGYAQMLDNRFYLTPKVLSLGYSYMTARDSWEITTTLLRELSKVTNESSSLAKLVGEEIVYIGRVPANKIMKISLNIGTHLPAYATSMGKVLLAYKSEEELDTYFKTAELKPLTEHTVYKEDELRKELKEIRKQGYAISEDQLEHGLISAAAPIRNMRGDVIAAINCSANSLQTTREEVENNYLNVLMETAEQISRNTEIELPF is encoded by the coding sequence ATGTCAGATGAAAATATTAAAAATTCAGCGGATCACCTGCAGACGCTTGAAAAAGGGTTGAAAGTAATCGAAGCGTTTAACGACAGAGATCACTTAACGATTTCGGAAACCTCAAAAGCTGTCGGTATTTCAAGACCGACAGCGCGCCGTGTACTGATTACACTGGTGAATCTCGGGTACGCACAAATGCTCGATAACCGCTTTTACTTAACACCGAAAGTATTATCACTTGGCTATTCATATATGACTGCACGCGACAGCTGGGAAATTACAACAACACTGCTGCGTGAATTATCAAAAGTGACCAATGAATCCAGTTCTCTTGCAAAACTCGTCGGGGAAGAAATTGTTTATATCGGACGTGTACCGGCCAATAAAATTATGAAAATTTCGCTGAACATCGGTACACATCTGCCGGCTTATGCGACGTCGATGGGGAAAGTGCTTCTTGCATATAAGAGCGAAGAAGAACTCGATACATATTTTAAAACGGCAGAATTAAAACCACTTACGGAACATACTGTTTATAAAGAGGATGAACTGCGTAAAGAGCTTAAAGAAATTCGTAAACAGGGATATGCTATCAGTGAAGACCAGCTGGAGCACGGTCTGATATCTGCAGCGGCACCGATTCGTAATATGCGCGGTGATGTGATTGCTGCGATAAACTGTTCGGCAAACTCTTTACAGACAACAAGGGAAGAAGTAGAAAACAATTATCTGAATGTGTTAATGGAAACAGCGGAACAGATCAGCAGAAATACAGAAATAGAATTGCCGTTTTAA